One stretch of Nitrospinota bacterium DNA includes these proteins:
- a CDS encoding alpha/beta hydrolase, with amino-acid sequence MNKTSANSNGFYGQSNLSKRLVYTFTKFIWLIAPGFTTQFIFRMFFSPKGFKTSESQKTMLQKAEVFHITLRDKTVKVWKWGEGPAVVLAHGWGGRGIQLSEFISPLIDSGHSVIAYDNPAHGDSGGINTNYFEFVETIKAVYDSTDGVKAVIAHSFGAAAALNLDDAVKGNIKLVLISPIFYLEEEIYKYARMFGLYEAPYKKVIEELELKHGFNLSDVSPSTLSERVSSQSLIIHDELDKITPISQATILRKYLKHSKIIKTYGLGHSRLLKDIKTVDHAIRFLNGSQNGK; translated from the coding sequence ATGAATAAAACATCTGCTAATAGTAATGGCTTCTACGGTCAAAGCAATTTATCAAAACGTCTTGTATATACTTTTACCAAATTCATATGGCTGATCGCACCTGGATTTACAACGCAATTCATTTTCAGGATGTTTTTTTCACCTAAAGGTTTCAAAACCAGCGAATCACAAAAGACTATGCTTCAAAAGGCCGAGGTATTTCACATCACTCTGAGAGACAAAACGGTAAAGGTATGGAAATGGGGCGAAGGCCCGGCTGTTGTTCTTGCCCATGGATGGGGAGGCAGAGGAATACAGCTTTCCGAGTTTATTTCCCCTCTAATTGATTCAGGACACTCGGTGATTGCCTATGACAACCCTGCGCATGGTGATTCAGGAGGAATAAATACAAACTATTTTGAATTCGTAGAGACTATTAAGGCGGTTTACGACTCCACTGACGGCGTCAAAGCAGTGATAGCGCACTCCTTTGGTGCCGCGGCCGCCTTGAATCTTGATGACGCGGTAAAAGGAAATATAAAACTTGTCCTTATCTCGCCAATCTTCTATCTCGAGGAAGAGATCTATAAATATGCGCGTATGTTCGGCCTCTACGAGGCGCCGTACAAGAAAGTGATTGAGGAACTTGAATTGAAACATGGTTTCAACCTGTCCGACGTCTCGCCCTCAACGCTTTCTGAGAGGGTTTCCTCTCAATCACTGATAATCCATGACGAACTGGACAAGATCACACCAATAAGCCAGGCAACCATACTCAGGAAATATCTTAAACATTCCAAAATAATAAAAACGTACGGCCTTGGACACAGCAGGTTATTGAAGGATATAAAGACAGTGGATCATGCGATTCGATTTTTGAATGGCTCGCAGAATGGGAAATAG
- a CDS encoding TetR/AcrR family transcriptional regulator, translating into MKKERDTKLKILDAALLYASEYGIEMLTIGKLSEIVGMSKSGLFAHFKSKETMQISMLEYASEVFINTVMVPAIKKPRGIGRIRAIAENWRMWDTNSLPGGCPFISASVEFDDRPGKVRDRLQSLQQQWIDTLAHSAKLAVEAGEFKKETDCKLFAFEFNALMLGYNHYLRMLGDKKAKELHAKALDNLIEKNRQ; encoded by the coding sequence ATGAAAAAAGAGCGCGATACTAAATTAAAAATCCTGGATGCCGCACTCCTCTATGCCAGCGAATACGGCATCGAAATGCTTACAATCGGAAAATTGTCTGAAATCGTCGGAATGTCAAAAAGCGGTCTCTTTGCGCATTTCAAATCAAAAGAGACTATGCAAATTTCAATGCTCGAATATGCCTCTGAGGTTTTCATTAACACCGTTATGGTGCCGGCAATCAAAAAACCACGAGGCATTGGGCGAATCAGGGCAATTGCGGAAAATTGGCGCATGTGGGATACCAATTCCCTCCCTGGCGGCTGTCCTTTTATCTCCGCCTCGGTGGAGTTTGACGATCGGCCCGGAAAAGTACGAGATCGTCTTCAATCCCTTCAACAGCAATGGATAGATACGCTGGCTCATTCGGCCAAACTGGCTGTCGAGGCAGGGGAATTCAAAAAGGAAACTGACTGTAAACTTTTTGCATTTGAATTTAACGCCTTAATGCTCGGATACAACCACTATCTCAGAATGCTTGGCGACAAAAAGGCGAAGGAACTTCACGCTAAAGCTTTAGATAATTTGATAGAAAAGAACAGGCAATAA
- the rsgA gene encoding ribosome small subunit-dependent GTPase A produces MKLSDLGFEQWFEIHPAQFLHEGDEIARVSAVDRGSYLIRNELGEVSAELSGKFSYQIESPVDLPCVGDWVSAQYYDNHTAAIIHGVFPRKTFLRRKSAGANIDFQMIAANIDVAFIVQSCHFDFNPRRLDRYMVMAADGGVEPIVLLTKTDLITHDELEQKLAILSTAAKARVLALSSTTGSGFSEFQQTLYPGRTYCLLGSSGVGKTTLINRLVGREAFDTKPVSVTGEGTHTTSRRQLIVLDQGAMLIDTPGMRELGILSTGGGIDAGFEDIVGLSANCRYADCNHEHEPGCAIRAAIESDKLSEDRYTSYIKLKKESEYYEMSYLDKRKKDKAFGRFIKSYKKKKKE; encoded by the coding sequence ATGAAATTGAGCGACCTCGGTTTCGAACAATGGTTTGAAATACATCCTGCCCAGTTCCTCCATGAAGGAGACGAAATTGCGCGCGTATCGGCAGTCGATCGCGGTTCATACCTGATAAGAAATGAATTAGGAGAAGTCTCTGCCGAGCTATCGGGAAAGTTCTCTTATCAGATTGAAAGTCCTGTTGACCTGCCGTGTGTTGGAGATTGGGTATCGGCACAGTACTATGACAATCACACGGCAGCTATCATCCATGGGGTTTTTCCGCGAAAAACATTTCTGCGCCGCAAGAGCGCGGGCGCGAACATCGATTTCCAAATGATTGCGGCCAACATAGATGTCGCATTCATTGTTCAGTCATGTCATTTCGATTTTAATCCCCGCCGCCTGGATCGATACATGGTCATGGCAGCGGATGGTGGCGTTGAACCAATAGTCTTGCTTACCAAAACAGACTTGATCACCCATGACGAACTGGAGCAGAAGCTTGCGATCCTCAGCACCGCCGCCAAAGCCAGGGTACTCGCTCTCAGCAGCACCACGGGGAGCGGATTTAGCGAATTCCAACAGACACTCTATCCAGGAAGGACATACTGTCTCCTTGGTTCATCTGGAGTCGGAAAGACGACACTCATCAACCGCCTCGTAGGACGAGAAGCCTTCGACACAAAACCGGTAAGCGTCACGGGAGAAGGCACCCACACGACTTCGCGACGGCAGCTCATTGTTCTCGATCAGGGCGCGATGCTGATAGATACCCCCGGCATGAGAGAGCTTGGCATTCTAAGTACCGGCGGCGGTATCGATGCGGGTTTCGAAGACATTGTGGGACTATCTGCAAATTGCCGCTATGCGGATTGCAACCACGAGCATGAGCCGGGATGTGCCATCCGGGCCGCGATCGAAAGCGATAAATTGAGCGAAGACCGATATACCAGCTATATCAAGCTGAAGAAGGAATCGGAGTACTACGAAATGTCATACCTTGATAAGCGAAAAAAGGATAAGGCATTCGGTCGGTTTATCAAATCGTACAAGAAGAAAAAGAAAGAGTGA
- a CDS encoding phosphoadenylyl-sulfate reductase: MSENIKELVDSLHFGEKVARAEKLLAEFYEKYGDKAVVANSLGKDSMVVWDMATRINPNARGFIVTTPFKPRQTVDYMNWLVSEYPNLKIYRSNEPTRELYKENADECCNIYKVEPVKRAVEEMDVKVWITGLRCTEGRTRTDYKEVEQRDRDLLKLNPILLFKEREIWQYLAVYGVKANELYKTGLRSLGCAPCTAITTSENERDGRWAGTSKCGGECGIHTRPLKDDSVAMV; encoded by the coding sequence GTGTCAGAGAATATCAAGGAATTGGTTGATTCACTTCACTTCGGTGAAAAGGTAGCGCGAGCTGAAAAGCTTTTGGCCGAGTTTTACGAGAAGTACGGCGACAAGGCGGTTGTCGCGAATTCACTCGGAAAGGATTCGATGGTTGTCTGGGACATGGCGACAAGGATCAATCCTAATGCCAGGGGATTTATCGTTACTACGCCGTTCAAACCGCGCCAGACAGTCGATTACATGAACTGGCTTGTATCCGAGTATCCGAACCTGAAGATATACCGGTCGAACGAGCCGACCCGCGAACTTTACAAGGAGAACGCGGACGAGTGCTGCAACATTTACAAAGTGGAGCCTGTGAAAAGAGCGGTTGAAGAGATGGACGTAAAGGTCTGGATAACCGGCCTTCGCTGTACCGAAGGTAGAACACGGACAGATTACAAGGAAGTGGAACAGAGGGACAGAGATCTGCTGAAACTCAATCCAATACTTCTTTTCAAGGAGCGAGAGATCTGGCAGTACCTGGCGGTTTACGGCGTGAAGGCGAACGAACTTTACAAGACCGGCCTTCGATCGCTCGGATGCGCGCCGTGTACGGCGATCACAACGTCTGAAAACGAAAGAGACGGACGCTGGGCCGGTACTTCCAAGTGCGGAGGCGAATGCGGAATTCATACTAGGCCTCTCAAAGACGACAGCGTGGCGATGGTCTAA
- a CDS encoding sulfurtransferase TusA family protein, translating to MTTENVPVSDNILDISQEVCPMSFILTKQAIGCINTGESLEVVCGSGDPVRNISIQLKEEGHTISNVKREGDTFRLTVTKG from the coding sequence ATGACAACCGAAAATGTGCCTGTCAGCGACAACATTCTGGACATCTCCCAGGAGGTCTGTCCGATGTCGTTCATACTTACCAAGCAGGCTATCGGGTGTATTAACACGGGAGAATCTCTGGAAGTTGTATGCGGTTCCGGCGATCCCGTGCGAAATATCAGCATTCAGCTTAAAGAAGAGGGTCATACGATAAGCAACGTGAAGCGGGAAGGCGATACGTTCAGGCTTACCGTGACTAAAGGTTAA
- a CDS encoding 4Fe-4S binding protein, giving the protein MKSEKKLKITVNHNIEEGVMKKITVDADIAGRNEMGKIDFAALRAGGLIKQRQKDKFTVRLNCPGGRMSVEKLKAVAEAADEFGGDFVHFSTRQSLEITSVDYHNFKPLIEQLKEKGQEVASCGPRVRVPTACGGCEYNPNGITDTQAMAEEVTKLFFGERTSHKFKTAFSACPHDCIRSVSADLGFQGAIFPKWDETLCTGCTICASACTEDAIVSDAITGKPIFDASQCVYCDDCVRACPTYSWKQEKEGHIVRVGGHGGRHPIIGSIVAKFLTDVEALDLIDATIKWYAKAAEGKGKIRIGNLLQERELMDDYMRALEKAIGKEKLVENPELPQRIITNPKGVAV; this is encoded by the coding sequence ATGAAAAGTGAAAAGAAACTGAAGATAACGGTAAATCACAACATCGAAGAGGGTGTTATGAAGAAAATAACCGTGGATGCCGATATCGCCGGACGAAACGAGATGGGGAAGATAGATTTCGCCGCCTTGAGAGCCGGTGGCCTCATAAAACAGAGGCAGAAAGACAAATTCACCGTAAGGCTCAATTGCCCGGGGGGGAGGATGTCTGTCGAGAAGCTCAAAGCGGTTGCAGAAGCGGCAGATGAGTTCGGAGGCGATTTCGTCCATTTCAGCACAAGGCAGTCGCTCGAGATAACTTCCGTCGACTATCACAATTTCAAGCCTCTTATCGAGCAACTGAAGGAGAAGGGGCAGGAGGTCGCCTCTTGCGGGCCGAGGGTCCGCGTCCCTACAGCGTGCGGCGGATGCGAATACAATCCAAACGGAATTACCGACACCCAGGCAATGGCAGAAGAGGTGACAAAACTTTTTTTCGGCGAGAGGACAAGCCACAAGTTCAAGACCGCGTTCTCCGCGTGTCCTCACGACTGCATAAGGTCCGTTTCAGCCGATCTTGGTTTTCAGGGAGCGATATTCCCGAAATGGGACGAAACTCTCTGCACAGGGTGCACCATCTGCGCGTCGGCCTGCACGGAAGATGCTATTGTGTCGGACGCCATCACGGGCAAACCGATCTTCGACGCTTCGCAGTGCGTATATTGCGACGACTGCGTCCGCGCCTGTCCCACATATTCCTGGAAGCAGGAAAAGGAGGGGCATATAGTCCGCGTCGGAGGACACGGAGGACGGCATCCGATTATCGGCTCTATCGTCGCCAAATTTTTAACCGACGTGGAGGCTCTCGACCTTATCGACGCGACCATCAAGTGGTACGCCAAGGCCGCGGAAGGAAAAGGGAAGATCCGCATAGGCAACCTGCTTCAGGAGAGGGAACTTATGGACGATTACATGAGAGCGCTGGAAAAAGCTATCGGGAAGGAAAAGCTGGTAGAGAACCCGGAGCTTCCGCAGAGAATAATTACAAACCCGAAAGGAGTAGCAGTATGA
- a CDS encoding gamma carbonic anhydrase family protein — protein MPPSGMLKDYKGQWPKIAPSAFIEDSAQIIGDVEIGNDSSVWFNAVVRGDVNYIRIGDRTNIQDGSIVHVTHKTFPTLLEDDITVGHSVTLHGCVIRSRVLIGMGAIILDGAEVGSDCIIGAGALVTEGKKIPSGWLAIGSPAKPVRELTEKERKGLLESANNYVGYKNDYLKTGK, from the coding sequence ATGCCGCCGTCCGGCATGCTAAAAGATTACAAAGGCCAGTGGCCTAAAATAGCCCCTTCCGCCTTCATAGAAGATTCCGCCCAGATCATCGGCGATGTCGAAATAGGCAACGATTCATCCGTATGGTTCAACGCGGTGGTGCGCGGAGACGTCAACTATATCCGCATCGGCGACCGGACAAACATCCAGGACGGTTCGATAGTCCACGTTACCCACAAGACCTTCCCTACCCTCCTTGAGGACGATATCACGGTAGGCCATTCGGTTACTCTTCACGGATGCGTGATCCGCTCCCGCGTTCTCATCGGTATGGGGGCGATAATCCTCGACGGCGCGGAGGTTGGATCGGACTGCATCATCGGGGCCGGCGCCCTCGTTACGGAGGGGAAAAAGATCCCGTCCGGCTGGCTCGCAATCGGGTCTCCAGCAAAACCTGTAAGGGAACTTACGGAAAAGGAGCGCAAAGGGCTTCTTGAATCTGCCAACAACTATGTTGGATACAAGAACGATTACTTGAAAACCGGGAAATAA
- a CDS encoding flagellar protein FlaG: protein MTMVVNNMDVVKAVARQVRADAKESAPKPESAKSAPKVEKVKAESSAPIQDLVDVTGVNPGEKVERPEMNFSEPEKAGNYLDYTVNSDNELVIKVKNRNNGSEVRQIPSKAAQAVKQAIRDGISQLFDKQV from the coding sequence ATGACAATGGTAGTAAACAATATGGATGTGGTAAAGGCAGTCGCAAGGCAAGTTCGCGCCGACGCTAAAGAGAGCGCACCGAAACCCGAAAGCGCCAAATCCGCACCAAAGGTCGAAAAGGTAAAGGCGGAGAGCTCCGCTCCGATTCAAGACCTGGTTGACGTGACAGGCGTAAATCCCGGTGAAAAGGTTGAGAGGCCTGAGATGAATTTTTCAGAGCCGGAGAAAGCTGGAAACTATCTCGACTATACAGTAAACTCCGATAATGAACTCGTCATCAAGGTTAAGAACAGAAACAACGGCTCTGAGGTCAGGCAGATCCCGAGCAAGGCGGCGCAGGCCGTCAAGCAGGCGATACGCGACGGCATCAGCCAGCTTTTTGATAAACAGGTCTAG
- a CDS encoding tetratricopeptide repeat protein, with protein sequence MEFITTHITEILIGSIIAMITAIIGLASDSIKTIVSSIWNWIFSPKPPNGNMFNEDQVYSLIKKAQEDGNKSPIPIEEYKRLEDEIVRLKREKETAEIKLKLSSLYLGREAAKIALEGRVNEANAKFQHALETYPEPEIINLFGLYLTRIGRLDESIAQFEKLLDTGKALHEKVYIATAYGNLGIICRTKGELDKAKEFNNKSLAIEIELGRKEGISDTYTSLGVIYQTKGEHDKAEEFHKKALTINTELGRKEGIAGDYTNLGNICHTKWELDKAEEYFNKSLEINKELGSKEGIAGDYTNLGNICHTKWELDKAEWELDKAEEFYNKSIQINTELGRKEGIADNYGNLGVIYQTKGEHDKAEEFHKKALAINTELGRKEGVADNYTNLGNISHTKWERDKAKEFYNKSIQINKELGRKEGIASNYSNIGVLYQEKGELEKAMEFLIKALVLFEELGAKDKIALTKKNIAILKEKMGE encoded by the coding sequence TTGGAATTTATAACTACTCACATAACTGAAATATTGATTGGTTCGATAATCGCAATGATTACGGCAATTATAGGGTTAGCCAGTGATTCCATAAAAACTATTGTTTCATCAATCTGGAATTGGATTTTTTCCCCAAAACCTCCAAACGGAAATATGTTCAATGAAGACCAAGTATACAGTCTGATAAAAAAAGCGCAGGAAGATGGGAACAAATCACCAATCCCCATCGAAGAGTACAAAAGATTGGAAGACGAAATAGTAAGGTTAAAAAGGGAAAAGGAAACTGCCGAAATTAAACTAAAATTAAGTTCGCTCTATCTCGGTAGAGAGGCGGCAAAGATCGCGCTTGAAGGTAGAGTAAATGAAGCAAACGCCAAATTCCAGCATGCATTAGAGACCTACCCGGAACCGGAAATTATAAACCTTTTCGGACTATATCTTACTAGGATCGGAAGGCTTGATGAATCAATTGCACAGTTTGAAAAGCTACTCGATACAGGCAAAGCGCTACACGAAAAAGTCTATATCGCTACCGCCTATGGCAACCTTGGGATTATCTGCAGAACAAAAGGGGAACTCGATAAGGCTAAAGAATTTAATAATAAATCACTCGCAATAGAGATAGAGCTTGGAAGAAAAGAAGGGATATCTGATACCTATACCAGCCTTGGAGTAATCTACCAAACAAAAGGGGAACATGATAAGGCAGAAGAATTTCACAAAAAAGCACTCACAATTAACACAGAACTGGGAAGAAAAGAAGGAATTGCTGGTGACTATACTAACCTTGGGAATATCTGCCATACAAAATGGGAACTTGATAAGGCTGAAGAGTATTTTAATAAATCACTCGAAATTAACAAAGAACTGGGAAGTAAAGAAGGAATTGCTGGTGACTATACTAACCTTGGGAATATCTGCCATACAAAATGGGAACTTGATAAGGCTGAATGGGAACTTGACAAAGCTGAAGAGTTTTATAATAAATCAATCCAAATCAACACAGAACTGGGAAGAAAAGAAGGAATAGCTGATAACTATGGCAACCTTGGAGTAATCTACCAAACAAAAGGGGAACATGATAAGGCAGAAGAATTTCACAAAAAAGCACTCGCAATCAACACAGAACTGGGAAGAAAAGAAGGGGTAGCAGATAACTATACCAACCTTGGGAATATCAGTCATACAAAATGGGAACGTGATAAGGCTAAAGAGTTTTATAATAAATCAATCCAAATTAACAAAGAACTGGGAAGAAAAGAAGGAATTGCTTCTAACTATAGTAACATTGGGGTTCTCTACCAAGAAAAAGGGGAACTTGAAAAGGCCATGGAATTTCTCATTAAAGCATTAGTTCTCTTTGAAGAGTTAGGGGCAAAAGATAAAATTGCCTTAACCAAAAAGAATATCGCCATTTTAAAAGAAAAGATGGGTGAATAG
- the mtaB gene encoding tRNA (N(6)-L-threonylcarbamoyladenosine(37)-C(2))-methylthiotransferase MtaB: MEKAKIITCGCRFNRYESDEIKERLNPAGERKLVIINSCAVTSKSEAKSRYAVRRAVKENPGAAIVVGGCWAELDPEAVKAIEGVDLVLGNEEKFRVNEFGADKNGETEVHTGAVKAATDFIESRVGGLTGRTAAYLKIQNGCGEICSFCVVRIARGKSRSATPEFVQRRIDELADGGAREIVLTGINIGEYGNDIPGAPTLASILKRGAKRKDVRFRLSSINPREVTEELIAVISDNENICKHLHIPMQSGSDAVLKRMNRPYTADDYKRKIEMVAAALPDAGIGCDILAGFPGETEEEFSETAEMLASLPFSYAHVFTYSDRPQSTAHGFDGKLAENVKKERMLHLKSIADEKNRLFRERFIGKRLSILVEEKSTKAGHLKGKSDNFISVEIDGGGAVRGSLIEITAESLTETGLRGKIA; this comes from the coding sequence ATGGAAAAAGCGAAAATAATCACCTGCGGGTGCCGTTTCAACAGGTACGAATCCGACGAAATAAAGGAACGCCTGAACCCTGCAGGAGAGAGAAAACTGGTAATTATCAATTCATGCGCCGTCACTTCCAAATCGGAGGCGAAAAGCCGCTACGCGGTACGCCGGGCGGTGAAGGAGAATCCCGGTGCCGCGATAGTCGTAGGGGGGTGCTGGGCGGAACTCGATCCGGAAGCGGTAAAGGCTATCGAGGGTGTGGATCTCGTCCTTGGCAACGAGGAGAAGTTCCGCGTGAATGAGTTCGGCGCAGACAAAAACGGGGAGACTGAGGTTCATACCGGCGCAGTGAAAGCCGCGACCGATTTCATAGAGAGCCGGGTGGGGGGATTGACCGGGCGCACGGCCGCATACCTGAAGATACAGAACGGATGCGGTGAGATATGTTCATTCTGCGTTGTCCGAATCGCGAGGGGGAAGAGCAGGTCGGCTACCCCCGAATTTGTGCAAAGGAGAATAGACGAGCTTGCCGACGGAGGCGCAAGGGAGATAGTCCTTACAGGGATAAATATCGGAGAGTACGGGAACGACATCCCCGGCGCCCCGACTCTCGCGTCGATTTTAAAAAGGGGGGCCAAGCGCAAGGATGTAAGGTTCCGCCTCAGCTCCATAAATCCCCGCGAAGTTACGGAAGAGCTGATAGCCGTTATCTCGGATAATGAGAATATCTGCAAGCACCTCCATATCCCTATGCAGTCTGGGAGCGACGCGGTCTTGAAAAGAATGAACCGCCCGTATACTGCCGATGACTACAAAAGGAAAATAGAAATGGTGGCCGCCGCGCTACCGGATGCCGGAATAGGGTGCGATATATTGGCCGGGTTTCCGGGAGAAACCGAGGAGGAGTTCAGCGAGACTGCGGAGATGTTGGCCTCTCTTCCATTCAGCTACGCGCATGTTTTCACATATTCCGACAGGCCGCAGTCGACAGCGCACGGTTTTGACGGAAAGCTGGCGGAGAATGTAAAAAAGGAGCGGATGTTGCATCTGAAAAGTATTGCTGACGAGAAGAACAGGCTGTTCCGCGAAAGGTTCATAGGGAAGAGGCTCTCCATCCTGGTTGAGGAGAAGAGCACGAAAGCTGGACATCTAAAGGGGAAGAGCGACAACTTCATTTCCGTGGAGATTGATGGAGGGGGAGCGGTGAGAGGTTCGCTGATAGAGATAACTGCCGAGTCGCTTACGGAAACAGGGCTCCGCGGCAAGATAGCGTGA
- a CDS encoding SAM-dependent chlorinase/fluorinase, producing MRKVVTLTTDFGLSDPFVGIMKGVMLSIDPEIDFIDMTHDLPPQDIAAGAISLRSIENSFPPGTVHLAVVDPGVGTDRNPIIARTDRYYYVGPDNGIFTLIEPEILEVVRISNEKLIAKRPSATFHGRDIFAPAAARLFSTEMKEFGERLEGITKLDFPAVETGAGAIEGEIIYIDRFGNLFTNIRDEMLEEAFKGCKADDLEITIGGRTIKGLCRAYAFGGRGELSAIVNSFGYVEIFTRNGNAALLSNFAKGEKVSVSLAKQKGSSGE from the coding sequence GTGAGGAAGGTAGTTACTCTCACCACCGATTTCGGCCTTTCCGATCCTTTCGTCGGGATAATGAAAGGGGTGATGCTCTCCATAGATCCCGAAATAGATTTCATAGATATGACGCACGATCTCCCTCCGCAAGATATAGCCGCGGGGGCGATATCCCTCCGAAGTATTGAAAACAGTTTTCCGCCGGGGACAGTGCATCTCGCCGTAGTCGACCCGGGGGTCGGTACCGACAGAAATCCCATCATCGCAAGAACCGACCGCTATTATTATGTCGGACCGGATAACGGAATCTTCACGCTGATAGAGCCGGAGATACTGGAAGTGGTCAGAATAAGCAACGAAAAGCTTATAGCAAAAAGGCCGAGCGCGACATTTCACGGGCGGGATATTTTCGCTCCTGCAGCCGCGCGGCTCTTCAGCACCGAGATGAAGGAGTTTGGAGAGAGGCTCGAAGGGATAACAAAACTCGATTTTCCAGCGGTGGAAACGGGAGCAGGAGCGATAGAAGGGGAGATAATATATATCGACAGGTTCGGAAACCTCTTCACGAACATCAGAGATGAGATGCTGGAGGAGGCTTTCAAAGGGTGCAAAGCTGACGACCTGGAGATAACGATAGGGGGGAGAACGATAAAAGGGCTATGCCGTGCATATGCCTTTGGCGGGAGAGGGGAGCTTTCGGCGATAGTGAACTCCTTTGGATACGTGGAGATATTTACGAGAAATGGAAACGCGGCGCTCCTTTCGAACTTTGCAAAAGGTGAAAAGGTTTCGGTAAGCCTGGCTAAGCAGAAAGGTTCAAGTGGAGAGTAG
- a CDS encoding DUF2851 family protein, protein MESSNGFSNEYFSILNRTVDKVEEPAKGRYFPVPKRGVSEHLVQLVWKNILYNNGSMTTTDGIPIKILKPGRLNRREGPDFKNGVLLLNGEKVAGDVEIHVEAREWYDHKHHLSPHYKRTILHVFLNRTEDARPSVTVNGKSPHELELGLYLRHSIDELQREVELGDTPLSGRAQNPPCRRYFSETPTGKIERLMDVIGEGRMLIKSNLLFERLEASDPEQVLYETVFEALGYSRFKKQFGHMAKAMPLKRLKEIIKANSGIEPALTVQGVFFRLAGLDMEIETDRADVALQEFLRVYADVKAEGVEPIYDAGEWSIAGSRPANSPFRRIAAFSRLVVEPLDPAMLEKQFSSITAGREKIKEARKTITEVMEIFCRISDPFWDYRYSLGSRARGGKKLVGRDRAVAILVDSLIPLFLAISRSRHDIELEKKLVSAIYAAPKPSSNSVVDFMSRNLFGKERGGIVRSALHQQALIQLYNDFCFSFPSHCGSCPMPDYLSKNMKRG, encoded by the coding sequence GTGGAGAGTAGCAACGGTTTCAGCAACGAATATTTTTCTATATTGAACCGTACAGTAGACAAGGTGGAGGAGCCCGCAAAGGGGCGGTACTTCCCGGTTCCAAAGAGGGGGGTCTCGGAACATCTGGTTCAGCTGGTCTGGAAAAATATCCTATACAACAACGGTTCAATGACGACTACCGATGGCATCCCGATAAAGATACTGAAGCCGGGGCGCCTGAACAGGAGGGAAGGGCCAGATTTCAAGAACGGCGTACTTCTCCTGAACGGAGAGAAGGTTGCCGGAGACGTGGAAATCCATGTGGAAGCGCGCGAGTGGTACGATCATAAGCACCACCTCTCCCCCCACTATAAAAGAACTATTCTCCATGTTTTCCTGAACAGGACGGAGGATGCCAGGCCATCGGTTACGGTGAACGGGAAGTCGCCGCACGAGCTTGAACTGGGCCTTTACCTTCGTCATTCGATCGATGAGTTGCAAAGGGAGGTGGAGCTGGGTGATACCCCTCTATCTGGAAGGGCGCAAAATCCTCCATGCAGAAGGTATTTTTCCGAAACGCCGACGGGCAAAATTGAGCGTCTCATGGATGTCATAGGCGAGGGGAGAATGCTGATTAAATCCAACCTGTTATTTGAAAGGCTGGAAGCATCCGACCCTGAACAGGTTCTGTATGAAACCGTTTTTGAGGCGCTTGGATATTCAAGATTTAAAAAACAGTTCGGACATATGGCAAAGGCTATGCCGCTGAAAAGGCTTAAAGAGATTATCAAAGCCAACAGTGGGATCGAACCGGCGTTGACGGTGCAGGGGGTGTTTTTTCGGCTTGCCGGACTCGATATGGAGATCGAAACGGATCGAGCGGATGTCGCCTTGCAAGAATTTCTCCGCGTCTATGCCGATGTGAAAGCCGAGGGAGTAGAGCCGATCTATGATGCCGGGGAGTGGAGTATCGCCGGGAGCAGACCTGCCAATTCACCATTCAGGAGAATTGCCGCCTTTTCCCGGCTGGTTGTGGAGCCGCTTGATCCAGCCATGCTTGAAAAACAGTTCTCGTCCATCACTGCTGGAAGGGAGAAGATCAAGGAAGCGAGGAAAACGATCACCGAAGTGATGGAGATTTTCTGCAGGATCTCGGATCCGTTCTGGGATTACCGGTACAGTTTAGGCAGCCGGGCAAGAGGTGGGAAAAAACTTGTGGGGCGTGATCGTGCGGTTGCGATATTGGTTGATTCCCTGATCCCGCTATTCCTGGCGATAAGCCGTTCGCGACACGATATCGAGCTGGAAAAGAAACTTGTCTCGGCAATCTACGCCGCCCCGAAACCTTCTTCAAACTCGGTTGTCGATTTCATGTCGCGCAACCTCTTTGGAAAAGAGAGAGGTGGGATTGTCAGGAGCGCTCTTCATCAGCAGGCACTGATACAGCTGTATAACGATTTCTGCTTCAGCTTCCCCTCTCACTGCGGGAGTTGCCCCATGCCTGACTATCTTTCAAAGAACATGAAAAGAGGGTAG